In the Papio anubis isolate 15944 chromosome 3, Panubis1.0, whole genome shotgun sequence genome, ttaaacaatttatggCCAGTTAAATTGACTGGGGCATCCTGCTCAGGAAGGGAAATTTGCAGATGTGAACTCTCTATGAATTCCTTAGCGTTAACTTGTCTAATGGACATAAACTGTTCTCCAAAGGGATGACAAATAAAAGTACAGCTACTAGAGAAATCTGACAACTAGATGGTATTCAGTGGGGACAGTTCCACCCCCGAGGGCACATGGTGGAATTGCATGGGGGAATCTTTAGCATCAGAGTGTTGGGGCGGAGGTGGATGTGCTACTGGCATTCACTGAGGGGGACTCAGTTGTAACAAAGATCCTACAATGCATGGAGCAGCCTGCACAACAAAGACTTGATGTCCATCGACATGACTTTGGAACGTCCACCATTCCTACTggtgaaaaaaaatgtaatcccatTTTACCTATATTTTTTGCACTGCCCTAGTATACATTGAATTCTTCAGATACACAGGCACTGTGCAAATCAAAGGATGATCAAACTTTGCTGGGAAAAATCACATTAATGGCATCAATgcaattgtgtttatttgagttGCCAGAATGACCAACTGCATCCGTCTGGATTTGAAGCTGTCACACCATGGTAATTTTGAGTAAGGGGTTAGCATCTGTGTCTTTTTTAAGTCTGCccatccctttctttcttctatttaccTTTGGGGCAttgtattgattttaaaaaactatgtgTGTAGTGAGTTatctataaatttcattttaggaCTGATAAAGGGATGTCACAAAATATTTGTTCTAAGGAGAGCTCATTTTGGGGTCCAACAGGGCTGAGAATCACTGCGTTTGAAGCTTAGGCTTATTCTCTTAAAATCTCTGATGAATTTTGTACACAGAACCATGAAAATCTCAAAGCAGGTGTTCCCTTGCTGTTTGGATCTGTGTGTTTATGCATATCAACTCCAGTACAGACTAGCTGcagggccttgggcaagttacttcattcCTTTGTGCCTCAGCTTTCAAATCTTTAAAATAGGAATTGTAATACTTTTCTGTTGGGCTTGTTGAGAGcataaaataagttaatacatgTTAATACTTAATGCTTGGCTCATAAGAAGAGCTTTAATAAGGTTACCTTAAAACCATTAAACGGACCAATATAccacaaacataaataaaactagtCTAATAGTGTAGGATTGCACCCAAGAACATGTGTATAAATGTTCATCCTTTTACATGCAGCTGTTTCTTTCCTTGATTATTTTGAACAATTTGGGAAACCTGGAAGTCAGACAGCTTTTAGATACAGGATAAAGCAGGAGACTAGAAGTCAGAGCCCCTCTGCCTTTAGACTGAACAGACGCATAATGTCTTTGAACTTGTTTCCTTAACTAGAAGACGAAGAGACAAGGCCAAACAATTGTCTTAGGACAGAATTCTGCCTCTAACTAGTTGTGTTTGAAAATTGAGAGTGACATACGATAGTATGAATTCCTATAAATCTGGGCTTTCAAATCACACCTGCAGGGGCCAGGTAGGTAACATAGCAGAAATAGATGGGCCAGGTGGGGAGACCAGGCAGGAGGCTGGCAAATGGCAGGTGTCCTGTCTGAAGAGGATTGACCTGACCCCAAGGCAGTGCAGAACCTCTAGTGCCACGTCCTGTATGTCACGAGAAGCCAGAAATCCAGATTCTTATGAGGAACGTCCCAATGATGAATTCTCCACAGGCCAAATAACCCATCGGAGGGCTGGAGACTGAGACCTCCATAAAAATTCACTCCCTTTGCTGCTTTCACAAGCCCTGATacggaattttttttatttaaaatatgaagtatGTGTTAAAGacatttcatttcattgaatAGCAAAAACATTGCTAAAGAGATACAACGAATcactttaaaatttcaatagagTTCATGAAaacataaagtattttatttattctaatccAACAAGATATATGCCCAAATATAGAGTCATCAGACATAAAATTCAGTGGCACTggagatatatataatattagaTGATTATACCAATAGCTAGACTTTGAACTCCACaattattaacataaaaattacagTATGACTACTAAATAATTAGTACAGTCAATGTGGTAAATAcattaaattacaaatatttacatttgtacatatctcattttacaaataaatgtgtTAAGCCCCAACTGTCCAACTTTTATACAAACACTAAATGTTGCTGAACAAAATGTCTGCAATAAATACTCCCTCCAGCGAGTGGGGAAATGATTTTACACAGACTCTGTGTTACAACGAATGTCtgagtatatatttaaaactttaaactcCTCATGCAGTTATTGAAACCTTGTATTCTGGAAAAAACctcttattttaaacaaaatctagttatttatttaaaaagtaaatgttctCATTATGCTAATATTATTCATGGTTAGGTTACTCCCGAAATCATAAACAGATTGTTCACTGCCCCCTTAAGTTTACctaatagttaattttttaagtgaacCTTCGATAATTATAATTAggtatttttctttgcttatttatgaatatatttctatCATAACTCAATAAACAActtatatgaaaaagaaacatgTGGCCCTTTTCTAAGCAGCACAGCTGAATGTCCAGTAAAACATTTTCAGCCAATCTGCAACTTTAAAGTCAAACTGCTGCATGTTTTGAATAAAAGTAGCATAAATTGAAATGTAATGATCACATGTTTGCAAAACCAGAAAACAGTTCTCTGCTTTAGCCATTCTGTGATTGGAGCCAGGAACTCTCAAATTAGAAGGTGCTGTGTTTTCCGAGCATGCTCCTCCATGACACTGATCAGTTACAAGGGAAATTTTCTCAGAATTGCATGTGGCAATGGCAGCAGGGCTCCACCTGTCTGCCATTTGACTGACTTGTGGATTCATGGCCTGGGCGTGTCAACTGGAACTGAAGTCTGGACAGCTCTTCCCAGGCAGGGGGGGCTCCTGCTGGAGGGGGTAAGCGAAATACTGGGGTGACACCAGGAAACCAGatggctgagccaggtggattgAGTGGCTTGTGGTGTATGGCGGGGGCGGCGAGGGCACCAGGCAGCTTGGCTCAGCCCTGGCAAAGGAGAACCTGCGGATGGAGCCGCCTGTGGAGCTGGAGCTTGTGGCTGTGCTGGACTGCCGGGAGGGTGCCCTGGGGCTGGTGGAGGTCAGGATCATGGGTAAGGTCTCTGTCTGATAGCTGCGGAGTGAGAAGCGGATTGGCTGCTGCGAGGGCTCCTTGGGTCTCAAACAGGTGCAACAATAAATAGCCACTACAGAGCCCAGGATGATGAACGCAATGAAGATGGAGCCGACGATGAGAAAAGGGACGTAGACAGGCTCTAAAAGGCAAAAACAGACATAAACAGATGCTTGGATGAGGATCTCCTAGACTCTGAGCTCTGCTTGGGCAGCTGAGGGTTGAGAGGTGGCAGACTCAGTATTATCACGGTTGTCAGCTCAGTTTTTCAGAGCTTGTTAATGGTAACCTGCAAAATGCAATGCAAACTGTGATGATGTAATATTCTCGCTACTCCTAGCAGGGAGGAAGCAACAGATACCATAGCCTCTGTTAGCAATTAACCATCATATTGCACATCtggaagttagaaaaaaaaatggaatctgtTCTGTTCAGGCACTGGAGGGAAAGGGTGAATTTTAGGGGTTACAATAATTCTGGGTTTAAATGCAGGTTTTAGTAGTTGGATCACAGTGAGGCAATAAGAGATTTGACCCCTCTCCTAGGCTGGCAATCCATCTCCCATCCAAGAATCTCCAGTGTAAGCAAAGAGAGCCAGGCCTATTAAATGAGATTCCCCTCTACACACAGACCCTGGATTTTGTGAGACTCCAGAAAGAACAGTATAAAGAAATTCACAGAGGACCCAATCTACTGTGTCTCCTACCATACCACAAATTGCCAGCTCTGGCTGCTTCTTTCCAGGAAAGATTTGGAATACCCACTCCAGCTGCCATGCCTCTCAATTCCCATCCAAGTCTGGGAAGTCAGACTGAACTTTAGATAGATCACGAGGCAATTCTCGGTGTCCACGGCCCAGACTTTCTATAAAATCATCCCTCAAACAGAGCAAACTCCAATTTCCTTCTCCCTCTACAAGGCAGACATAAAATTTCCAAGCCCAGAGGCATCCCCTAGGGCAATTCTCCAGGTATCTCCCCTGATAGAGCCGTGCTAGGACACAGCCTCCAGCTTacaggtagaagaaagaaaacctgCATTGATTAAGtccctactgtgtgcctggctcTTTCTTATTCATTATCTGGTTAAAGTCTCATGGAGACCCTGGGAGATGGACATGATAAGCTCCATTTTCCAGATGT is a window encoding:
- the SHISA3 gene encoding protein shisa-3 homolog; translated protein: MGALLALCLLLGWLRWGPAGAQQSGEYCHGWVDVQGNYHEGFQCPEDFDTLDATICCGSCALRYCCAAADARLEQGGCTNDRGELEHPGITAQPVYVPFLIVGSIFIAFIILGSVVAIYCCTCLRPKEPSQQPIRFSLRSYQTETLPMILTSTSPRAPSRQSSTATSSSSTGGSIRRFSFARAEPSCLVPSPPPPYTTSHSIHLAQPSGFLVSPQYFAYPLQQEPPLPGKSCPDFSSS